A part of Euzebya sp. genomic DNA contains:
- a CDS encoding peptidoglycan-binding protein — protein sequence MTTPAVLLDHARRYLGVTESPAGSNRQPFAAIAGHANGYAWCATFGVAMQILAGLDPVSRSAYTPQVAVDAARTGRTVPLADAQPGDHAVVDFPGGKGRIEHYIILEKPLGGGRWQTIEGNTSGAGSQTNGGAVLRKTRDLGGMVRVVVFRPRYTGAAAGGGPTRPEGAILMLGDSGDAAVIWQQQLNHVADAGLVVDGEYGPLTRAATLAWQATRGLPLSGMVGAGDVASMEAHYRELEQAGRPVEPDPQPDLEVAVRYASGHPVDERIARGLAATLHVHVGPLAARQRVGRVYLVGGPAVDGFDRQLAGDVVELAGPTRAETHAAANAVELAYLKGLAA from the coding sequence ATGACCACCCCTGCGGTCCTACTTGACCATGCCCGCCGCTACCTCGGGGTCACCGAGTCGCCTGCCGGGTCGAACCGGCAGCCGTTCGCGGCGATCGCCGGGCACGCCAACGGCTACGCCTGGTGCGCGACCTTCGGCGTCGCCATGCAGATCCTCGCCGGCCTCGACCCGGTGTCGCGGTCGGCGTACACCCCGCAGGTCGCCGTCGACGCCGCCCGCACCGGCCGCACCGTCCCCCTCGCCGACGCCCAGCCGGGCGACCACGCAGTCGTCGACTTCCCCGGCGGCAAGGGACGCATCGAGCACTACATCATCCTCGAGAAGCCGCTCGGCGGCGGCCGCTGGCAGACCATCGAGGGCAACACCTCCGGCGCCGGCTCCCAGACCAACGGCGGCGCCGTGCTGCGGAAGACCCGCGACCTGGGTGGGATGGTCCGCGTCGTGGTGTTCCGGCCCCGCTACACGGGCGCGGCCGCCGGCGGCGGTCCCACCCGGCCGGAGGGCGCGATCCTGATGCTGGGCGACTCGGGCGACGCCGCGGTGATCTGGCAGCAGCAGCTGAACCACGTCGCCGACGCCGGTCTGGTCGTCGACGGCGAGTACGGCCCCCTCACCCGCGCCGCCACGCTCGCCTGGCAGGCCACCCGCGGGCTGCCGCTGTCGGGGATGGTCGGCGCCGGCGATGTCGCCTCGATGGAGGCTCACTACCGCGAGCTCGAGCAGGCTGGCCGGCCGGTCGAGCCGGATCCACAGCCTGACCTGGAGGTGGCGGTGAGGTACGCCTCCGGTCATCCGGTCGATGAGCGGATCGCCCGCGGGCTCGCCGCCACCCTCCACGTCCACGTCGGCCCGCTCGCCGCCCGCCAGCGCGTCGGCCGCGTCTACCTGGTCGGCGGCCCTGCGGTCGACGGGTTCGACCGGCAGCTCGCCGGCGATGTCGTCGAGCTCGCCGGCCCCACCCGCGCCGAGACGCACGCCGCGGCGAACGCCGTCGAGCTCGCCTACCTGAAGGGACTGGCCGCATGA
- a CDS encoding FkbM family methyltransferase: protein MPNAASVMRDVIMADAAAGQRGQVVLRFVRWQAWQRLARRPMTVTAFGNAKLRLHPHRTSSALAYYHGMPDPWEMAFVRDVLRPGDTFLDVGANVGVYSVLAGSIVAPDGLVVCLEPAADTAEILRENLQLNNIPARLIAAAAGAEPGTAAMTSGHDATNRITSAEASGQELAEIDVVTLDEVCESLQPVVAKVDVEGFELEAMRGSRRLLADRRPAAWLIEVNELSDRTDLVDLLDEATEPFIYEPHERALVPLSWSDAVGRRDIKNVLAVADRAFIASRLTPESSR, encoded by the coding sequence ATGCCCAACGCGGCATCGGTGATGCGGGACGTCATCATGGCGGACGCTGCCGCAGGGCAGCGCGGCCAGGTCGTGCTCCGCTTTGTGCGCTGGCAGGCATGGCAACGCCTGGCGCGCCGACCCATGACCGTGACCGCATTCGGCAACGCGAAGCTGCGATTGCACCCCCACCGCACCTCGTCAGCTCTCGCCTACTACCACGGCATGCCCGACCCGTGGGAGATGGCCTTCGTCCGCGACGTGCTCCGACCGGGTGACACCTTCCTCGACGTCGGCGCCAACGTTGGTGTGTACAGCGTGCTGGCCGGCTCGATCGTGGCCCCTGATGGTCTGGTTGTCTGCCTGGAGCCCGCCGCCGACACCGCTGAGATCCTCCGGGAGAACCTCCAGCTGAACAACATCCCGGCACGCCTGATCGCTGCTGCGGCGGGAGCCGAGCCAGGCACGGCTGCGATGACCTCCGGGCACGACGCGACGAACCGGATCACCAGTGCCGAGGCCTCCGGTCAGGAGCTCGCAGAGATCGACGTCGTGACGCTGGACGAGGTCTGCGAGAGCCTGCAGCCCGTGGTCGCCAAGGTTGACGTCGAAGGGTTCGAACTCGAAGCCATGCGTGGCAGCAGACGTCTCCTCGCGGACCGGCGACCTGCTGCTTGGCTCATCGAAGTAAACGAACTCAGCGACCGCACAGACCTTGTCGACCTCCTCGACGAGGCCACCGAACCGTTCATCTACGAGCCGCACGAACGGGCGCTCGTGCCGCTCAGCTGGTCCGACGCGGTCGGCCGACGCGACATCAAGAACGTCCTGGCGGTCGCGGACCGCGCCTTCATCGCGTCACGACTCACGCCGGAATCGTCAAGGTGA
- a CDS encoding O-antigen ligase family protein, whose product MKFDPVQLALLIVTAATAAIWVAAVVRHRRGRRVRRRVDASALPLLAGAATVAASLGLLRVAGPLTPGDVLLVGFVAAVVAVRVRREERLSPLPQEITLFLAGLAVFFAGGAIAELFGAEPSFVEYTRALIGAGVPLLAWLVWRPRWDQVVFASGAAVVLTVVHILYAIPFQEEGRRLLGWASQYNHFATAAMLLVPAAVLLAVIARSRPARLGWTAAFVVLAVGIVLSGSRAALGGLLVFGALGVVLWFRSRTVIAAPLALLLLAGSYVAFINVASESLVEYNAVTRALGLHESGALSDQTRDVLVDDAWSRVTERPAIGTGFARTANVHNIYLQAWDVAGALGLLGLAVMTLAAVLMGVRARRRQAGEIVPAVGLVAFFAHMNFNNSFWDRYMWLSIGLMLATYCASRVRRSDHLLEHNTEQVRVS is encoded by the coding sequence GTGAAGTTCGACCCCGTGCAGCTCGCGTTGCTGATCGTGACCGCGGCGACCGCAGCGATCTGGGTTGCTGCCGTAGTGCGGCATCGCCGGGGTCGTCGTGTCCGTCGGCGTGTGGACGCGTCGGCGCTGCCTCTGCTCGCGGGAGCGGCGACGGTCGCGGCCAGCCTGGGGCTGCTGCGTGTTGCTGGCCCGTTGACTCCGGGTGACGTCCTGCTGGTTGGGTTCGTGGCTGCTGTGGTGGCTGTTCGAGTCCGGCGTGAGGAGCGGCTGTCTCCGCTGCCGCAGGAGATCACGCTGTTTCTGGCTGGGCTGGCGGTGTTCTTCGCCGGCGGGGCCATAGCGGAGCTGTTCGGCGCAGAGCCCAGCTTCGTGGAGTACACCCGTGCGTTGATCGGCGCAGGCGTGCCGCTGCTCGCCTGGCTTGTCTGGCGGCCCCGGTGGGATCAGGTGGTGTTCGCATCGGGTGCAGCCGTCGTGCTGACCGTCGTGCACATCCTGTACGCCATTCCCTTCCAGGAGGAAGGTCGCCGGCTACTGGGTTGGGCGAGCCAGTACAACCACTTCGCCACGGCGGCGATGCTGCTAGTCCCAGCAGCGGTGCTCCTAGCTGTCATCGCGCGGAGTCGGCCGGCGCGGCTGGGATGGACCGCCGCCTTCGTTGTCCTCGCCGTGGGGATCGTCCTGAGTGGGTCACGGGCCGCGCTCGGTGGCCTGCTGGTGTTCGGAGCGCTCGGAGTCGTCCTGTGGTTCAGGAGCCGCACGGTGATCGCCGCCCCGCTCGCTCTGCTGTTGCTGGCCGGCAGCTACGTCGCTTTCATCAACGTCGCCTCCGAGTCCTTGGTCGAGTACAACGCCGTGACGCGAGCGCTGGGATTGCATGAGAGCGGCGCCCTGAGCGATCAGACCCGCGATGTGCTCGTTGACGACGCATGGAGTCGGGTGACCGAACGTCCCGCGATCGGGACTGGATTTGCCAGGACCGCGAACGTCCACAACATCTACCTGCAGGCCTGGGATGTGGCGGGTGCCCTCGGCCTGCTGGGTCTCGCCGTGATGACGTTGGCGGCGGTGTTGATGGGCGTCCGAGCAAGACGTCGACAGGCAGGCGAGATCGTGCCCGCGGTCGGGTTGGTCGCGTTCTTTGCCCACATGAACTTCAACAACTCGTTCTGGGACCGCTACATGTGGCTGTCGATCGGGCTGATGCTCGCGACCTACTGCGCGTCTCGTGTCCGCCGGTCAGATCACCTGCTCGAGCACAACACCGAGCAGGTGCGCGTCTCCTGA